The window AAAGGAAAGTAATACAGCACAAAACgtgcacatttcttttcttttttatttcttttttttttttaaattgagacagagtctcactttggaaaTTCAGTAACCACGGGGCTTTGCCAAATTTCTCAATATTGATTCAAAATCAATCTGATGTCAGAGAGGAAAATAGGTGATAAAACTatgggcatcatagcttacagcaacctccaactcttgggctgaagtgattctcttgcctcagcctcctgagttgctggggctacacgtgcctgctacaatgcccagctattttttttttcttttaccaggcATGGGCCAGATTCAACTTtaacagacccaggctggattcgattcaccagccctggtgcatgtggctggtgccctaatcactaagTTATCGGCGCCCAGCTGAAAACTGGTAAATTTCTAGAGGAGAAACGGTTTGGTAAGGTTGATACATGTTAGATAAGTACCCAACCAGTTATCTACAAAGCTTGAGAAATgtgtttgtgcctcagtttcccatttgtGTCATGCAAAGGGAAGCCTATTCTGCTCTAGATAGGAGTTTATTATTCAGTCAACATGTGAGTGTATTTTTGGTTAGACTTTTGCTTCTTTAGGGCAgaagaataaattctaattttctttctttagtaacaTGGACCTAGATatactgcaagccttccagagGGAAGTCACCTGTGCCATCTGCCTGCACTACCTTATAGACCCAGTCACCATAGGCTGTGGACACAGCTTTTGCAggccctgcctttctctctcctgggAAGGAGCCCCAAATCCTGCCCCCTGCCCAGAATGCAGAGAACCATCACGGCAGAGAAAGTTCAAAACCAATATTGTTCTGAAGAATCTGGTGTCCATTGCCAGAAAAGCCAGTCTCTGGCAATTCCTGAGCTCTGAGGAACAAATGTGTGGAACCCACAAGGAGAAGAACAAGATGTTCTGTGAAGTGGACAGGAGCCTGCTGTGTTCGCTCTGCTCTAACTCCCAGGAGCACGGGGCTCACAGACACTGTCCCACTGAAGGGGCAGCTGCGGACCAGCGGGTAAGGGATGCTTCTGAGATCACGTTGAGAGCTGGAGGGTGGTAGAATTAAAGAGGGTAGAAGGAAGATCAAGATCATGAGG is drawn from Nycticebus coucang isolate mNycCou1 chromosome 6, mNycCou1.pri, whole genome shotgun sequence and contains these coding sequences:
- the LOC128588357 gene encoding tripartite motif-containing protein 43B-like, which gives rise to MDLDILQAFQREVTCAICLHYLIDPVTIGCGHSFCRPCLSLSWEGAPNPAPCPECREPSRQRKFKTNIVLKNLVSIARKASLWQFLSSEEQMCGTHKEKNKMFCEVDRSLLCSLCSNSQEHGAHRHCPTEGAAADQRAKLEKQMRSLWDKIRENQRNLREEQIMINHWIWRFLSTMK